Genomic window (Heterodontus francisci isolate sHetFra1 chromosome 41, sHetFra1.hap1, whole genome shotgun sequence):
CTAATATGCTGTCCTCTTAAAAAGTTAGAGCCATGCTTTACGATGAGGAGATGAATGCGGCCCATTGACACTGAATTGGTTTATAAAAATGGTATCGGGTAGATTCCTGCTTTTCATCAAATTTCCCTCTATCTTACCCTCAAGATAATCTAGTTAGGATGAATAAATACCCTCCAATTCCTCTCCACTTCTCCTAACAACCTATCAGTTAAGACTGGGTTGCAACCTGGATCTTCCAAAGTTTAAAACCCAACAATTGAGGGTTACTGGGTTAACCCAGTAACCAAGGCTCTCAAAGACTGACCATTATGGGACAAAAGAACTTTAACAAGAAGTCAATTAAATATTTTTCATTAATATAAATAACATAACACAATACTAATGTAAAAAATGAGCATGACAAAATCTCCCTGATAAATAAGCAAGCTCTTATATTACAGTTTGGGGCATTGGGGTTAACCTCAGCCACTGGAGACCATTTTTTGCAGTGGTCACAAAATAGTCATTCACTGAGTTCACATGTGTAACCAAGTGTCAGACCCAGTTTAGAATGTGCTTCTTCAAAAATTGGGAGGACTTTTCTTAGTGGGGCTGCTTGCTCCCCCTTTGCCCAGCCTTAACCAAGTACAAATTTTATAGAGTTTAGTGACTCTCGACCCCTGTTTATTTTGGTGGATCTATGTGTAGTTTTCTGGTTCATAAGCTTCTTCAAAACTGTCCCTTCGTCTTCTGTTGAGTCAGGTTTTGGTAGCCTAGTGTCCTTGACTGGCAGCAGACATGTAAACGCAGTTTTACTGCATGAACTGACAGCAATGACACAGTCCCCAAATTAATATGGCCCATAACTGCTGAAATCCAAATTGAAACCACCGATATGAAAGGGCCTTAAAAACAGGATGAAAGTGTCCTAATGCTTATCTATTTACCCCTTATAATCAACATTCGTCTCACAGCTTGCTGGGGTAACAATCCAGAAATCCTCAGTAACTTGGCCATTATTCAAATGTAGATAGTGAGTGTTGGAAGTTATTGGGGAGTTGGAGGGGGACTTCACAGACAAGACTTAATAATCCTTCCCGCATCCGTGGGCCACTCATACAGTTTCCGGGTTATTAGACTTCACCTGTGAACGGGACAGTGATCAGAAACTGGAAGGCTAATTATACATTGAAGCCCAGTATATCACTCCAAACACAATTTTGGCTGAGAACCTGGGTCTTTCTGGCTCATTATTGGACCCTGTGGTACATTTATCCACTGAGCTACAGGGGGCGTTCCTTTGTCTTTGGAACAAAATACTAAATTAGACCTACTTTTGCCCGGACAGTCCAAGTGTACAACAAGGAAGGCCCCAAATGAATACTACTGGGGGAAGGGACAAACAGTCTTGGTCTGCAGAATCCACAGAAGATAGTTCACTGGAGATGCCAATTCACTTGGATACTTCTTTATGCTTGCGCAGTCTGACTTCACTCAATGGATTATTTTTGTGGCCGCCCCTTTGTTTTATTTGCACGCGTGTAACCATGGTTACTATTTTCTTTTCACACCACCTGGGCGCAAGTGTCCACTACTCCCTCGAAGCAGGTCACACAAAtgcatactccccctccctccctccctccatccatcccacAACTACAATCGTGATCCCGGCATAAAGTGGCCTATGTTGTATTTTTTGAAGTGAACTTCCTGACATAAAAGGTTCACCTTTTCCTTCATTCTGAGGAGAATGTTCTGGTCACTGGCAGTCGTTGCCGCTGTTTGGAGCTCACCCACCCATCCAAAAGGCCCCAAATGGCAAACTCAGCTGGATTTGGCAATTTACTGGCTGATCTATTGATCTATCGGCTTCTTGGTACCTACTGTAGCTGCGAACAAGCTGAGGAGAGAGTCTGTTTTTTTTTGCTGCATTCTACTCAGCGATTCTGGGTGAAACTCAAACGGAGGTTTTTATAACCACTGGTCCTACTCTCTGAAGAACTGATGACGTCACTTCCTGTCACAAATACAAGGAGCAGCTACAATTACCTATTTTTCTTTGTTTTATATATAACTCCATAAATTGAGTCCATTAATTAAGACCAAAAAAAACAAAGGTATTTGTATGAGAAAACGATTAGGACAAGACATTCGGCGGCAAGACGTTTCTGCAATAGGAACATTTCTGTCCTCAATTATGCTATCATTTGTCCAGCAGGCAGCTCCATGGCAACACCTGCCCGTCAATAAAAAAAAACTGCTGCTGTAACTCAAATAGAGGACTTCAAAAAATAAAAACATACACACAATTACAAGCACAAGTGAGGTTTCAGATCATTGTTACATTTCAGGCTTGCTTGCCCCTCAAAAAGCCATTGTCGTCAGGGATTTGTGGTTTGCAACCCAGTACTTCTGGTATAGAAACATTGCCCAGTTCTGAAAGGCGTAGAATAATTATGCTTATTTGGATACTATGGCAGGTGGTGCTGGAAATACACTGTAGATCAGGTAGCTACTGTATAAAGATAGGCAGGTTCGCATTTAGTGGCTCCATACTTCTACTAATGCTAGGTCAATTGTGAGTTTTAAAAccaagactgatagatttttgttaattaaaggtattaagggatatggggcaaaggcaggtatatggagataggtcgcagatcagccatgatctcattgaattacggaacaggtttgaggggctgaatggcctcctcccgctcCTATGTTCTGGCGAAAGGATACGCGTTAAACCTTTTCTTtgtaaatgctgcctgacctgctgcataaTTCCAGCATCGTCCTTTCTCGTTTGTGCCAGTTTTCCAGATCATCGATGGTAGAACACCGTAAGTTTGAGGGAGGTAACAAGGGGCCTCACGAGAGTAGCTGCCTGGATAGCATTTGCGTGGTGTGGGTAGTTCATGTCTGCCACTCAACCATGGGGTTCTGCCCAGGTACAGTCAGCTTCCCATCACACTCCTAATTCACTCTTGGCTCTtccctcccctttcctccctcACATGCATCTTCCACCCTGGATCAATTTGTCGGTCAAAAATTTCCTGTGAAAAGCAGCGATGAGTCCGTCCAGAAAAAAGAACAAATGTTTTTGTGCTGCATAAACCTCGACTCGGATGCCACCTGAATGCAGGAATTCTTACCTTGCAAGCCAGAAACACCCAAGGACAGTGGCCCTTTTGCTAAAAATTGGCTCTAGCCAGAATGAAGCTGGACGCTAGCGCGAGAAGTTGGACGACTTCACGATTGTGATCACGCTGGTCGTGTTGACCTTCGTGGGCGTGATGGGCCCACACGCCACCGTCCGGGCGAAGCTCTGAAGGGCCTCGTACTTGGAGCGCAGGGTGTCGAGCTCCATTTTCATGTCGGCGTTCTCCGCCGCGAGTTTCTCCACTTCCTGCTCCAGCTCAGCCTTCTGCCGCTCGAGCTCCTCCTTCTGCGTCACGCGCTTCACCCGACAGCTGGCAGCGTATCCGCGGTTCTTCAGTGTCCGCCGGCGCTGCTTCAGATTCAGGATCTCATCTTTGGAGAGGCCGCGGAGGTGGTGGTTTAGCTCCCGCACCGACATTGACACCAGCTCTTGGTCCATTAGCACGGGGGTATTTTCACCCGACTCCCTCTTAATCTGCAAAGCACAATAGCAACGATTGACAATGCAGCACAAAAAAAAAAGGCTTTCCTAGGGGTCATaacctcagaataaggggtcggccatttagcactaggatgagaagaaatttcttcactcaaagggttatgaatcttcagaattgtctactccagagagctcgtaggcagcgagttccagctcattagaaCTCATTGTGAAAAAAAGTTGTTCTTCACATCATCCCCTCCATATCTTGCCCAAAACCCTAAATCCCCTAGTCCTTACACCATCGGCCAATCGGAACAGATTTTCTTTATCCACCTAATCGAAACTagtcataatcttggacacctctgtcaaatctccccctcaacctcctttgctctaaggagagcgacccctgcttctccaacctaaccttgtagctagaaTCACACCTCCCTAGAACCATGCTGGTACTTCTCCTCtgcatcttattgagtggcagggcaggcttgaggggagcATATGTCCTGCTCCTGCTTCTTGTGACCAACCCTGCCTCATTCTAAAAGGATTCTGGCCTCTGGGTCAGAAGATTGTGGGACCAAGTCCCAATCCAGAGGCTCGAGCACTAAAATCGAGGCTGACGCTCCTGGCATGGTactcactgtcagaggtgccgccattcagataagacattaaaccaaaacTCCACGTGCCCTCGCAggcgggcataaaagatcccacagcactatttcaaagaagagcaggggagttatccctggtgtcctggccaatatttaagccTTAAGAAAATAAAGTTATCTGGcctttatcacactgctgtttgtgggcccCTGCGGTGTAATGTAATAAATGCGGTGCCAATTtgtacaacagtgattatacttcaaaagtacttcattgactggaaCACTCTTTGCGATGTCCCGAGGTCACGAAAAGTGCTgtaaaaatgcattttttttttcatttttcctcTGAAAGTAATTTCAACTTTTCCTCTCTTTGTTATTGGTGCACCGTTCCCTGGAAAACAGCAGTGCTCCCCACCATACCCCTTCTTCATGTGTGAACCTCAACGGTGAGTTGGTAAGGAAGTCATAGCTGAGACCAATCTCCTATTTTACGAGCACATGCTATCCCGTCACtcaattacaaagtatttacagcgggccattcggcccaacgggtccatgccagtgttcatactccacatgagcctcctccacccctttttatctaactccatcaacatatccttctgtccctttctccctcatggattttatccagcctctccttaaatgcatctgcactattcgcctcaactattccttATGGTAGCTAGTTCCACACTCTAGCCACTCTCTGGGTACAGAAGttactcctgaattccctatttgatttgctAGTGAatttcttatatttatggtcccctaGTTCTGGTTTCATCCATAAGCACAAACAACCTTGCTGGAAAGTACAATTAGTATCCAACTCAAAACTTTACTGAGGAGTTGCTGCTGATAATGTTTCCTTTATTAATTAGTTGTAAGGTACAAGGGACTCTGGAGACACTGGAATAGCTGGggttagagaaggttaaggggagattaaacagaggtgttcaaaattatgagatatattatatatatatatatatatatatatatatatatatatatatatatatagtagataaggagaaactgcttctacTGGCAGAGGTGTcaggaactagaggacacagatttaagataatcagcAAAAGAAAAAATGTGAAGGagagtttattttttaaaattcagctAATTATtgtgatctggactgcactgcctgaaagggcgggtgGAAGCAGAACAGTGGatctagaatcataaaatggttacagcacagaaggaggccaatgggTCTGTGTCCGACTAATTGGACAGTTCTTACAAACAGCCAGcataggtatgatgggctgaaggaccttCCATGCTCGATGATTCTATGAATCCACGAATCCACAAAGAACAATAAAAGAAACCATGAAAGGAAAACAGTCCATTTGAACCATCATGCCTAGACCTAGCAGGCTGTATACAATATGTCCCATCATAAATCCTACCATTTAATCAAGGAGGTACAATTCTACATAAATACATTCCAATCTCCAAAGCAAAAGCTCTAAAACAGTCATCTATCCTTACATCTTCACTGCCTAACCCTGCTCTGCTGCTCTCCACAGGAAGCACCTCTTTCCCCATTCTATTACGGTTCAATGGACCAAGCCCCTTTGCCTTCATTCATACTGGAATACAATGGCAACAATTACTGCCCTTTCGTCTGCAAAGTACAGAATGCCAAGGGATCGGCCCAATTCCCATTGTACAGAATACCAGTACATCAAACCATTTCTCACTTTTATTTGCTTTCGTCTTATGGATGACACGGGCAAGACAATATTTATTTCCCATTGCTGTTTGGCATGAGGGAATTAAAGGCCAACCACGGAGCATGAGACTAGAATCGCATGTAGGCCTGACTGAGTTCAAGTGGTGGGTCTTACCTTGAAAAATCACATGAAAATAAGCCCTCTCAACCAAGAAGTGTCTACTCTTACCTTCAGTGCTTTGCTTGCTCTGTTGGCGCTCATTATGTGAGGAAATTGCCAGAACAGGGTCCCTGCATCGATGAAAGGGAATAGGTTAGCTATTCAGTCTTCCAGGCAATGCTGCTAAAGTTATTCTCACTGCCGTTCACAACCTTGGTCAATTTCTCTCGTTattctcccttcccttcccccttttATATCTTCCATTTTTGGAAATCCTCTCCAAACCATGATGCAGAGTGATCAGAGCCAGAGACTTATTCATGATCATTGCTATTATTAGCATAAAGAAAATATTATGTACAGGCAAGAATGTGTCTCTTGACTCATTCCACCCAACCCCTACTCTCAGAATGAAAACCTAACCAGGGTAAATGGTACAGAACAGGTATGTCCAGTTAAAACCCACCttgacataaatactgtagctacaagcacAGGTACAAGGCTTGATCCCCTGTGGCaagtgactccccagagcctgtccaccatctacaaggcacaagtcaggagtgtgatggaacactctccactttcctggatgattgcagatccaacaacactcaagaagctcaaccatgcaggacaaagcagcccgcttgatcagcatcccatccactagcttaaacattcacaccctccaccaccggcacaccatGGCAgtagtgtaccatcgacaagatgcattgtagcagctcacaaggcttcttcgacagcacctgccaaaagcatgacctctaccaccgagaaggacaaaggcagcagatgcatgggaccaccacctgcaagttcccctccaagccacacaccatcctgacttggaactatatcgcctttccttcactattgctgggtcaggatcctggaactcccttcctaacagcattgtgggtgtacctaccccacatggactgcagcggttcaaggcggcggctcaccactgccttctcaagtgtAATTACAGATGGCAATAAATAGTGGCCTTGCCAGGAACACCCACATGCTGTGAAttaataaatgaataaataaaggaATCCAGCCTCACCATCTGTTGAGATTTCCTAATTATTAAGAGTCCAAGGGCCTGGGTCATGTTTTGCATCAGAACTCTCATGTAGTGTAATTTCTGCCAATCCTGTCCCACTTCAGGATCATTTGCAtcgggggaggggatgtggagggGCACTAGCATCATGTCTGCTACTCGTTGGGCATCTGCTCTGGGAAGAGGAGCATGAATACCTGAGCACTTTGCTACAATGTGAAAGGCCCAGATCTGTGATCATTTGCCATTAGGAAACTGGCAAGTTATGGGCGCCCACTTCTGCCAGGGTTTGGCCCTGTTTCATCAGGCCAGCCTCTTCCGGTGAAGTCCGGATAAAGGGAGAGGCACAAGCAGCGCCCACCTCCAATTCCACAATTAGCAACGTTAAAAAGGGTACAGACACCTAGCGGAGCTGACACCTGCCCCAATCACGGATTTCCTGGGGCTGTGCATTGGCATTCCCACTGGTGTCAAATGGATGTCAATGGGCAGAAAAAGCACGAGGAAACTCCAGGTGTGAAAATCAGGCGGAAAAGCTTTCTACTCAAATTTATCTGCTGAGGCAATTTGTTGTGCTATTCCAGCATGATAAGTACACTGAAAAACAGCAAGGAAATTCACCCTCAATGCGGTTATGAACTGAAGCTACTTGGTCAACCAATGAGCTTACAGGCATTTGTATAACAGGCAGTGTTATAACAGTGGTCCAATAGCGCTGAAACCAATGGTGCACTGCAGAGCACTAAATGCAGACCAGTATGTTATGTTCATCCACAGGCACCCTACTGAGAGTTCTGACCCACAGCCTTCGTTTGAAAACACAGAAGACAAAATGTTCAGattaagttggaaatggaaggtgtCTTTGATCAGGAAGAGTAGTTCATGTTGGCTTAATGTTTGAAGATGGAGGGAACGTTACACGGCAAAGATATCCAGCTTAAAAAGTTATTTGAGATATGGATCATTTAAAAAAAACTACAAGTTTGAATCCCTCAGGCAATTTATGAATATAGAGAATCCATCTGCACTGTCAGGTGGTAGAGGAAAAAACACCAGTCTTGCCCCTCAATCCAGAGAGCTGCTGTTTCTCTATTGAACTAATTCTCCTATATCGATCTTCATTCTTTTAGCGAAGAAGATATCTCGTAATGAAGCACCTACTCAAAGTGTTTGAAACATTCAAGTGTTTGGAAAGTCTTTGCTTCTCATTCACCAGTCGCACAAAATGGACTCACAGCAAATTGACATCTTAACTATCACCATGCCCAATTTGCTTTGTTCTTTTCCATTAACTTAATGGCAATCATGCGTGGTGCAAAGTGGGCCCCTACCAGGATTGGCTCGCTCAGCACAGATCAGAGACCAGTCTCGAGATCAGTGTAGATCACTACCGCACCAACTGGTGGATTTACTCGACTTCCTGCCATTCCTCTAATCAGGGCGTTCTGCGTGCCGAAGCGTCGTTGCGCGGTACTCTGGGTAAGTGACATCCACCATAGCGAAGTCAGGTTAGTGGTGACCCCCTCACCTCACCAGACACAGCGCTGTCTCACATTCAGGACATTGCGCCACCTTAACCTGGGTACGCTGCAGAAACAGTGATGATGATCAGGCATACGGTGCTCTAGAGGGGTGATGGATGGATTTACTTCCTCTTTTCTCCATCTGGCAAGTTTCCCAGTTATGGTTAGCCTCTCAACAACAGcagctggcatttatatagcgtccttaACGTGGTGAAgcttcccaaggcgcttcacaggagcaaataCCGAACAAAATGCgacaccgaggcagagagagaTATTCGAAGAGGAAGGCGGGCTTTAAAGGAGAGTCTTAAGGAGGAGAGGAttggggagggaactccagagctaaaGACACGGCCACAAATGGAGCAGGGAATATCCAAGATGCATAAAGGGCCAGaataggaggaacacagagatctgaggtttgtagggctggaggagattacagaggtagggagggcgaggccatggaggattttgtaaacaaggatgagaattttttttttttttttaaacgagtTGTTGCCACACCAAGAGCTAATGCAGGTCGACGAGCACAGGAAGTAACGGGTGAAGGTGACTTGATGCGagtcaggatatgggcagcagagatttggatgagttcaagtttatggagggcataaggtgggagatcagccaggagaacattggaatggtAGAGTCCAGAGGTAGCAAAggccatgaatgagggtttcagcaacagaggaGCTGAGGCAAGAGTGGAGAAAGGCAAcgttatggagatggaagtaggcaatGCCAAACAGAAGCCTCATGCTTTGCAACACACACACTAGAGATCAGAGACTGCTCCTTTAGCACGCCAGGCTGAAGGATCACTGCTTATTTTGACACATGCGTTCAAACCATTGTCACGTATCTCCGTTTCCCAATAGCGACCGGTGGACACCCTTCCCTGGTGGGGCGGGGGTAAGAGAACAAACTTCCTCTGTGTCCAGAAATCCATAAGGCAGGTTGATCGCTCACAAAAACAAGCTGCTTTCAGAAGGTGTCAAGCAATGCAAAGAGAGCAactgaggcagagggagagagaaaaaaagggaaaGGCATACAAAGAGAGGAGAACAACAGACACAGAAAGAAAGATGGAGCCCAGGTTTCAGATGAAGGTATAAAAGAGATTCTCCCCAACCCCACCGCTCCTGATATAATTCTACAATTAGGATTTTCAAGTAGCTTATTGTTTAATTAAAACCTAACCATACatttgccagctgtggctcagttggcagcacagacgattgtgggttcaatcccactccagagacttgagcacagaaatctagtgtgacactccagtgccgtactaagggagtgctgcactgtcagaggtgccatctttcagatgagatgtgaaaccgaggccctgtctgctctctcgggtgaatgtaaaagactCCACTGTACTGctcgaagagcagggagttctcccagtgctcTGGCCAACAAAACAGATTAACTCATTGCTATTtgctggagcttgctgtgcacaaattggctgacacATTTCCTGCATTAGAATAGTggcagtactttattggctgtaaagcactttgggatattctgaggccctgaaaggcactatataaatgcaaaactttCTTTTACATAGAGTAAGAGATGAAGCTGAAATCTAGTAAAGTTCAAAAGAGGTCATGAACTGGAAGGGCAAAGTTCAAGTGAATGTAGTTGGATTAGAACTATACAAAGTCTTCGCTGTGTCTCACACCTGGGCTTTGGGAGACAAACATATTGTGTATTATAAAGGCGGTGATTGATGACTGTGCTATTAATTTGACATAAAAACACAACTTGTAAAAGCCAAAGTTTAACAGCCCTCATAAGAGACGATAGTCCACTAGAATTAATAAGGGTAAGGCTGTGTTTTTGTTCATTTCTCTTAATGCAATTTCCTCCCTTTTTGATATAGTTCCGCAGGTACTGACTACCTCAGGAATGTCATGCAAGTAAACTTAGGCAGTGACAACAGGCCACTGGAATGTGTGGGGGCATTGTAGTCAAGCCCGAACCCATCCAAAGCCAACATCATCCAGCCTGGAATAAaggcagaatatgctggaaatactcagcaggtctggca
Coding sequences:
- the LOC137353370 gene encoding transcription factor MafK-like isoform X3, with the protein product MDQELVSMSVRELNHHLRGLSKDEILNLKQRRRTLKNRGYAASCRVKRVTQKEELERQKAELEQEVEKLAAENADMKMELDTLRSKYEALQSFARTVACGPITPTKVNTTSVITIVKSSNFSR
- the LOC137353370 gene encoding transcription factor MafK-like isoform X2; the encoded protein is MSANRASKALKIKRESGENTPVLMDQELVSMSVRELNHHLRGLSKDEILNLKQRRRTLKNRGYAASCRVKRVTQKEELERQKAELEQEVEKLAAENADMKMELDTLRSKYEALQSFARTVACGPITPTKVNTTSVITIVKSSNFSR
- the LOC137353370 gene encoding transcription factor MafK-like isoform X1 — protein: MTGLQQPQPSCFALGTLFWQFPHIMSANRASKALKIKRESGENTPVLMDQELVSMSVRELNHHLRGLSKDEILNLKQRRRTLKNRGYAASCRVKRVTQKEELERQKAELEQEVEKLAAENADMKMELDTLRSKYEALQSFARTVACGPITPTKVNTTSVITIVKSSNFSR